Proteins co-encoded in one Opitutus terrae PB90-1 genomic window:
- the rpsT gene encoding 30S ribosomal protein S20 — translation MANTKSAIKAARKSLRLHDRNQGVKTRLKTLHKKLETAVKSGDAASSKAAAVAYTSAVDKAVKSGVVHRNVAARAKSHVAKIVFAK, via the coding sequence ATGGCCAACACGAAATCTGCGATCAAAGCCGCCCGTAAGTCTCTGCGTCTCCATGACCGGAACCAAGGCGTGAAAACCCGCCTGAAGACGCTGCACAAGAAGCTTGAGACGGCGGTCAAGAGCGGTGACGCGGCCAGCAGCAAGGCGGCGGCGGTCGCCTACACCTCCGCGGTCGACAAGGCCGTGAAGTCGGGCGTGGTGCATCGCAACGTCGCTGCTCGCGCCAAGTCGCACGTCGCGAAGATCGTCTTCGCGAAGTAA
- a CDS encoding response regulator produces the protein MSASAPTIRVLVVDDSALVRMGLRSVLGTHGAAARIVVAGEADSVASAVSETKRLKPDVVLLDIRLPDGSGLHACREIKRMDASTRVLILTSVATDELIQEAVMAGAQGYLMKEIDPDGLTRAIVDAFAGKSVLTPEITARVLQLLREGPPAAGDSLAVLSAQERRVLALVADGLTNKEVAEKLRLSDNTVKNYLVSVFEKLQVKRRSQAAAVYVQASRPTPPQA, from the coding sequence ATGAGCGCATCCGCCCCCACGATTCGCGTGCTGGTCGTCGACGACAGCGCGCTGGTGCGCATGGGTTTGCGGTCCGTGCTGGGCACCCACGGGGCCGCCGCGCGAATCGTGGTGGCGGGCGAGGCCGATTCGGTCGCATCCGCCGTGAGCGAAACCAAACGGCTTAAGCCTGACGTCGTGTTGCTCGACATCCGGCTCCCGGATGGTTCCGGGCTGCACGCCTGCCGGGAAATCAAACGCATGGACGCGTCGACTCGGGTGTTGATCCTCACCTCGGTGGCCACCGACGAGTTGATCCAGGAAGCCGTGATGGCCGGCGCCCAAGGGTATTTGATGAAGGAGATCGATCCGGATGGGCTCACGCGGGCGATCGTCGATGCTTTCGCGGGCAAATCCGTGCTGACCCCGGAAATCACCGCGCGCGTCCTGCAGTTGTTGCGTGAAGGTCCGCCGGCCGCCGGCGACAGCCTGGCGGTGCTCTCCGCGCAAGAGCGCCGCGTCCTGGCACTTGTCGCCGATGGGCTCACCAACAAGGAAGTCGCTGAAAAACTGCGGTTGAGCGACAACACGGTGAAGAACTATCTCGTGAGCGTGTTTGAGAAACTGCAGGTGAAGCGGCGCTCGCAGGCCGCCGCGGTCTACGTTCAAGCGTCCCGCCCGACTCCGCCGCAGGCCTGA
- a CDS encoding DUF7305 domain-containing protein: MTSCRSQLSHSQRGSVLIVALILCAIIGISLASYIRMARTAMTLSNRALYNNAAMNLAEQGLEEAIYSVNKMVEDPSYAWSGAGWTLSGGNAQQKWTGVALSQNSTAQYRVYISGYNSSNPWIVARSTVQLAAADAAPIEKWIRVTLRGSSRYANGLVARKSVWFKGNNVSVDSFNSTRNNDGTLRGAPVAYSAGVRRDRGSVGSISVSTDAVLVKQADVWGYVSTASYDPTNTVGNNGSILGADSVPDSSWDKSTVDPARISTTFSASFEPETQPGSSVPTIGSIDAAGTYGTAGVARTIVCSDISVSGKNNLVKFQGDVTLIITAAAGSDAISISGNGSGIEVLANSSLKIYTAGDIDLTGQGIVNATSQAKNFEIIGTSTSSVPQDIKIAGGGSFVGKVYAPNAGVTVHGDGAMSGSIVANDITLTGNAAFHYDEALGEPDGATPFRISKWEELTTATARDAVASHVSF; the protein is encoded by the coding sequence ATGACCTCCTGCCGCTCCCAACTTTCCCATTCACAGCGTGGCTCCGTGTTGATCGTCGCTTTGATCCTTTGCGCGATCATCGGGATCTCCCTGGCCAGCTACATCCGGATGGCGCGAACCGCCATGACCCTTTCGAACCGCGCACTCTACAACAACGCGGCCATGAACCTCGCCGAGCAGGGACTCGAGGAGGCGATCTATTCCGTGAACAAGATGGTGGAGGATCCGAGCTACGCGTGGTCCGGCGCGGGCTGGACCCTCTCGGGCGGCAATGCCCAGCAGAAATGGACGGGCGTCGCACTGAGCCAGAACAGCACCGCGCAATACCGCGTCTACATTTCCGGCTACAACTCGAGCAACCCGTGGATCGTGGCGCGCTCGACCGTGCAACTCGCCGCGGCCGATGCGGCGCCGATCGAGAAATGGATCCGCGTTACCCTCCGCGGCTCTTCGCGCTACGCCAACGGCCTCGTCGCCCGCAAATCGGTTTGGTTCAAGGGCAACAATGTCAGCGTCGACAGTTTCAATTCGACGCGCAACAACGACGGCACCCTCCGCGGTGCGCCCGTCGCCTACAGCGCGGGCGTTCGTCGCGATCGCGGCAGCGTCGGCAGCATCTCCGTCTCAACCGACGCCGTGCTGGTGAAACAAGCCGACGTGTGGGGCTACGTCAGCACGGCCAGTTACGATCCGACGAACACCGTCGGCAACAACGGCTCGATCCTCGGCGCCGACTCGGTGCCGGACAGCTCGTGGGACAAGAGCACCGTCGATCCCGCGCGCATCTCGACCACCTTTTCCGCCAGCTTCGAGCCCGAGACCCAGCCGGGCAGCAGCGTGCCGACCATCGGCTCGATCGACGCCGCCGGTACCTACGGCACCGCCGGCGTGGCCCGGACGATCGTTTGCTCCGACATCTCGGTCAGCGGCAAGAACAACCTCGTGAAATTCCAAGGCGACGTGACGTTGATCATCACGGCCGCCGCCGGGTCGGATGCGATCAGCATTTCCGGCAACGGCTCGGGCATCGAGGTCCTCGCCAATTCCTCGTTGAAGATCTACACCGCCGGCGACATCGACCTAACGGGACAGGGCATCGTCAACGCGACCAGCCAGGCGAAAAATTTCGAGATCATCGGCACGAGCACGAGCTCGGTGCCGCAGGACATCAAGATCGCTGGTGGCGGGTCGTTCGTCGGCAAGGTCTACGCCCCCAATGCCGGCGTCACCGTCCATGGCGACGGCGCGATGTCGGGATCGATCGTGGCCAACGACATCACCCTGACCGGCAACGCTGCGTTCCATTACGACGAAGCGTTGGGCGAACCCGACGGCGCCACGCCGTTTCGCATTTCCAAGTGGGAAGAACTCACGACCGCCACCGCGCGCGACGCCGTGGCAAGTCATGTCAGCTTCTGA
- a CDS encoding prepilin-type N-terminal cleavage/methylation domain-containing protein: MTTTTPSPAADLLRASRSRRARGFTLVEVMIASVLGGLVLVAVLTAFLFLGRSGANIQNYNDMEAQARRALEMFAEDTRQASAVTWTSADSVTLVVDTNTVTYAFSGGQLTRAVGGGTAKPIVTGITSFSFLAYTITGAQITDFSTAAALVTAAKDTKQIQISLATSRTSATVATATNTVLSARFILRNKLITT, from the coding sequence ATGACTACTACTACACCCTCGCCGGCAGCTGACCTCCTGCGCGCGTCGCGCAGCCGCCGCGCCCGCGGGTTCACCCTCGTGGAGGTGATGATCGCCTCCGTGCTGGGAGGTTTGGTGCTGGTGGCCGTGTTGACCGCGTTCCTTTTTCTCGGGCGCAGCGGCGCGAATATTCAAAATTACAACGACATGGAGGCGCAGGCCCGCCGCGCGCTCGAAATGTTTGCCGAGGATACGCGCCAGGCGAGCGCCGTCACGTGGACGAGCGCCGATTCCGTCACTCTGGTGGTCGACACGAATACGGTGACGTATGCCTTTTCGGGCGGACAACTCACCCGCGCTGTCGGCGGTGGCACGGCCAAGCCGATCGTCACCGGCATCACCTCGTTTTCGTTCCTGGCCTACACCATCACCGGGGCGCAGATCACCGATTTCAGCACGGCGGCGGCGCTCGTCACGGCGGCCAAGGACACCAAACAGATCCAAATCTCACTCGCCACCTCGCGGACCTCCGCGACCGTCGCCACCGCCACGAACACGGTGCTGTCCGCCCGGTTCATCCTGCGCAACAAGCTCATCACCACCTGA